A genomic segment from Solenopsis invicta isolate M01_SB chromosome 5, UNIL_Sinv_3.0, whole genome shotgun sequence encodes:
- the LOC105205741 gene encoding chondroitin sulfate synthase 2, which translates to MKTLLKILYSLCWSNAYLIMGICMGLSFSLLLIPIEIDRQHDVAESFDHSLNTLEDIDPYEPRINTDSKPQQVQKARKAFVRPRYYSTELGIREKLFVGIITSREHLHSRDVALNKTIAHIVDKIRYFISIPEGTKPNVSFPGIVGFTDTRSILKPFHAMKYIVDNYLESYDYYFLTKDVSYVNARGLMEFVNKISVSQNVHVGVQSEIDTYCTLDSGILLSNSVIREMKNNLDWCVRNAYSDSDDVNFGRCILHSTSMPCVNQIQGRNFTFTRLRSTFNFNKNFARLTEQKNFENLLSIYPIYDHMLIYKFNMYFAAINSVKVHKQITDIRKMISATAHLGPPNLRNVSWPIGNQPGNRPLGRFDVLRWSYFNVSHVFFETDFINIQELKGDTKSDIDYVINTAVNNIINKYDNKLSFVRLLNGYLKFDASRGMDYILDLIFSEVATGKEIRKRIEICKPLGKVEIIPVPYVTENTRINIIITIDLSKKQEALNFIEHYALSCMEKKCKTFLMVVLLYNSDSPSKGRGDVYHEVKTYISMLNEKYKKDQSKITWLSIRLPPNVTSIDFDPMLKIAVTDLCAKKFSSESLVLLVETGTKLKMDYLNRIRMNTISRYQIFSPIPFIEFHPDIIYANEAAHDEVDINSNYGKYDEQNYNNIAFYIKDYNAMRQTVETNIPLVRSDKDIVTLLKLSKHSPVTSLFEMYVSFSDMHIFRAVEPTLKVKYKDVSCDDTSNDSIYKSCLKLRNSHLGKRSQLARLILDYQSYQT; encoded by the exons ATGAAGACACtactcaaaatattatattcgcTCTGCTGGAGTAACGCATACTTGATAATGGGTATATGTATGGGCCTAAGTTTCAGTCTCCTGTTGATACCAATTGAAATTGACAGACAGCACGACGTAGCGGAATCTTTTGATCATTCCTTGAATACCTTGGAGGATATAGATCCCTATGAGCCGAGAATAAATACCGACAGCAAACCACAGCAAGTACAGAAGGCGAGGAAAGCATTTGTGCGTCCTAGATACTATTCCACAGAGCTCGGGATCAGGGAGAAATTGTTTGTTGGGATTATAACGAGTCGCGAGCATCTGCACAGCAGGGACGTTGCATTGAACAAGACAATCGCTCATATCGTAGATAAAATTCGCTACTTTATCTCTATACCAGAAGGGACCAAGCCAAATGTTTCTTTTCCTGGAATAGTGGGGTTTACGGACACGAGGAGTATCTTGAAACCTTTCCATGCCATGAAATACATCGTCGATAACTATTTGGAAAGCTATGATTATTACTTTCTAACTAAGGATGTAAGTTACGTAAATGCGAGAGGTCTAATGGAGTTTGTGAATAAAATAAGTGTGAGTCAAAATGTTCACGTAGGTGTTCAAAGTGAAATTGATACCTATTGTACTCTTG actcTGGTATACTTCTGAGCAATTCTGTCATAcgagaaatgaaaaataatctGGATTGGTGTGTCAGGAATGCATATTCGGATTCAGATGACGTTAATTTTGGCCGTTGCATTCTCCATTCCACTTCTATGCCCTGTGTCAATCAAATACAGGGACGAAACTTTACATTTACACGGTTGAGATCcacgtttaattttaacaagaattTCGCCCGGTTAACTGAGCAAAAGAATTTCGAGAATTTGCTTTCCATTTATCCTATTTACGATCACATgctcatttataaatttaacatgtATTTTGCCGCA ataaacTCCGTTAAAGTTCATAAACAGATTACTGATATACGCAAGATGATATCTGCGACTGCACACTTGGGCCCACCGAATCTACGTAATGTATCATGGCCTATTGGAAACCAGCCTGGAAACAGACCTCTAGGACGTTTTGACGTTTTACGCTGGTCATATTTCAATGTGTCTCACGTTTTCTTTGAGACAGATTTTATTAACATTCAGGAATTAAAAGGCGATACAAAATCTGACATAGATTACGTGATAAATACAGCTGTgaacaatattataaacaaatacgaTAACAAATTAAGTTTTGTCAGACTGCTGAATGGTTACCTAAAATTCGACGCGTCCAGAGGGATGGATTATATACTCGACTTGATATTCAGCGAAGTAGCAACGGGCAAGGAAATAAGGAAACGAATCGAGATCTGTAAGCCGCTGGGAAAAGTAGAAATTATACCCGTTCCGTATGTGACTGAAAATACgagaattaatataattatcactATCGATCTGAGCAAGAAGCAGGAAGCATTAAATTTTATCGAACACTACGCGCTTTCCTGTATGGAAAAGAAATGCAAAACCTTCCTCATGGTG GTTCTCTTATATAATTCAGATTCACCGTCAAAAGGCAGAGGCGACGTTTATCATGaagtaaaaacatatatatCAATGCTGaacgagaaatataaaaaggatCAATCCAAAATTACTTGGCTTTCAATACGATTGCCACCCAATGTAACTTCCATAGATTTCGATCCGATGTTAAAGATTGCCGTGACCGACTTGTGCGCGAAGAAATTCTCGTCGGAAAGTCTGGTTCTTCTCGTAGAGACAGGAACGAAATTAAAAATGGATTACTTAAACAGA ATTCGAATGAATACCATCAGTCGCTATCAGATATTCAGTCCGATTCCGTTTATCGAATTTCATCCTgatataatttatgcaaatgaAGCGGCTCATGACGAAGTCGACATTAATAGCAATTATGGAAAATATGATGAGCAGAACTACAATAATATCGCATTTTACATTAAAGATTATAACGCAA TGCGGCAAACAGTTGAGACGAACATTCCATTAGTGCGATCGGATAAGGACATAGTTACTCTCCTGAAACTTTCCAAACACAGCCCTGTAACTTCTCTATTTGAAATGTACGTGTCATTCAGCGATATGCATATATTTCGTGCGGTAGAACCGACGCTAAAGGTAAAATACAAAGATGTCAGCTGCGACGATACTTCCAATGacagtatatataaaagttGCCTTAAATTGAGGAACAGCCACTTAGGTAAACGTAGTCAATTGGCTAGACTGATATTAGATTATCAGAGCTATCAAACATAA
- the LOC105205740 gene encoding ell-associated factor Eaf encodes MQGVECRGGSMVERLGLGPEIRELKLGPSFTSNSTKFHTLKYDFKPASVDDSKVAKVDVGSDNTVTVTMPHLDGAGTPHTVFKGSQRPYNKEYVLILDKVTGEITLEKLTGNVQVKKTRAEPKRNSNNNSMPVEVKKSPTYGRANGRTKVISGKKREPSLQLHPTKQSPPRTSPYDKASPLSTAANGFSSPVQSSSGQPTLASLPMIGSDNDDFGLASMMPSSSLILTSQAMPTLNTKSTTLESDSSSSSSSSDSSSSDYETENVSVPTAINGNLNSTTASPTFLPENLLNDDLQLSESESD; translated from the exons ATGCAGGGTGTCGAGTGTCGAGGTGGAAGTATGGTCGAACGACTCGGTTTGGGGCCGGAGATCCGCGAGCTCAAGCTGGGTCCCAGCTTTACGAGCAATAGCACCAAGTTTCACACCTTAAAAT ATGACTTCAAGCCCGCGAGCGTCGATGACTCCAAGGTGGCCAAAGTTGATGTAGGTTCGGACAACACGGTAACGGTTACCATGCCACATTTGGATGGTGCTGGCACCCCTCACACTGTGTTCAAGGGCTCGCAAAGGCCCTACAATAAGGAGTACGTCCTAATTTTAGACAAAGTTACCGGGGAGATTACGTTGGAGAAATTAACTGGGAATGTCCAGGTTAAAAAGACACG AGCGGAGCCCAAACGTAATAGCAATAACAATTCTATGCCAGTTGAGGTCAAGAAAAGCCCTACATATGGCAGGGCGAATGGGAGGACCAAGGTTATTAgtgggaaaaagagagaaccCTCACTGCAACTGCATCCTACCAAACAGAGCCCACCACGGACATCACCATATGATAAAGCTAGTCCCCTGAGTACAGCTGCCAATGG CTTTTCTTCACCTGTGCAATCATCCAGTGGGCAACCAACCTTGGCCAGTTTACCGATGATCGGATCCGACAATGATGATTTTGGACTGGCGTCAATGATGCCTTCGTCCTCACTGATCCTAACTTCTCAGGCAATGCCAACATTAAATACTAAGTCGACCACATTGGAGAGTGATTCCAGTTCGAGCAGTTCGAGTTCCGACAGTTCAAGCAGTGATTACGAAACAGAAAATGTCTCAGTGCCAACAGCGATTAATG gtaATTTGAATAGTACAACTGCCTCACCCACATTCCTGCCGGAGAATCTCTTAAATGATGATCTGCAATTATCTGAATCGGAATCAGATTAA
- the LOC105205739 gene encoding lipase maturation factor 2: MAQLRYTRNLFLRGICIIYLFAFLSFYVQIPGLYGDNGILPARTQLDLKGRATLVNKLKQKPTFLWFAPYLGLNVDYMLDILAFLGVVFSFAGFVSQKFCIAPIFAGLWSLYYSLYQIGQTFMFFQWDVLLLEVGFLCILVAPFWWSPYHGRPSDGVTVWAVRWLLFRLMFASGVVKLTSNCPIWWKLDALNIHFESQCIPTPLAWYAHHLPTCFLRLANVATNVIELAVPFLFFFPNRKVRITAFYLQVILQICVMATGNYNFFNFLTICLCISLLDDQFFYKLRKSKNDKSRIKNYFSILLTILVYGGVIYGTYIYYDLRITENWTIETSIAFTREQFDYILSRAVLLSIYIGVASLGLTIVDSISTSMYQMKRTRDKIITIINTIFYIIAIGWIFAISLVPYSTLHQSNNSTILGHLKPIHEKVDYLHITNNYGLFRRMTGVDGRPEVVIEGSDNIDGPWKEYEFLYKPGNVNNSLPFVAPHQPRLDWQMWFAALGTYHNNPWLMSLAYRLLSGQPEVLALMNTVENPFRDKPPKYVRASLYYYHYTSPWSQTSNTRAWWTRERVGEYFPMYSQNHPPLIDYLKKMKIIQEKPGFKVTNKPLKLILDYLRSLVREVEPSLILWAVFTAGCALIITGYSSSASKKK, encoded by the exons ATGGCACAATTACGCTACACCCGTAACCTCTTCCTGCGCGGGATCTGCATAATATACTTGTTCGCATTCCTCAGCTTCTACGTGCAGATTCCAG gTTTGTATGGAGACAATGGGATCCTTCCAGCCAGGACACAGCTGGATCTTAAGGGAAGAGCAACATTGGTCAACAAACTAAAACAGAAGCCGACATTCTTATGGTTTGCCCCATATCTGGGCTTAAACGTTGATTATATGCTGGATATACTGGCTTTCCTTGGAGTAGTTTTCTCTTTTGCAGG ATTTGTCTCACAGAAATTTTGTATTGCACCAATATTTGCAGGACTGTGGTCTCTGTATTATTCTTTGTATCAGATTGGTCAAACATTTATGTTCTTTCAATG GGACGTACTATTATTAGAGGTTGGATTTCTATGCATACTTGTGGCACCATTTTGGTGGAGTCCTTATCATGGGAGGCCAAGCGATGGTGTGACAGTCTGGGCTGTACGTTGGTTGCTATTCCGTCTTATGTTTGCTAGTGGAGTAGTGAAACTTACTTCAAACTGTCCAATCTGGTGGAAGTTAgatg CCCTAAATATCCATTTTGAATCCCAATGTATACCAACTCCTCTCGCATGGTACGCACATCATTTGCCAACATGTTTCCTTCGATTAGCCAACGTTGCTACAAATGTTATCGAGCTTGCTGTACCATTCTTATTTTTCTTCCCAAACAGAAAAGTGAGAATAACGGCATTTTATTTGCAG GTAATTCTGCAAATTTGCGTTATGGCTACtggaaattataatttctttaattttcttaccATTTGCCTATGCATATCCTTGCTGGACGATCAGTTCTTTTACAAATTAAGAAAATCTAAGAACGATAAGTCTcgtattaagaattatttttctatattattgaCAATATTAGTTTATGGAGGAGTAATTTATGGGACATACATTTACTATGATCTTAGGATAACAGAAAATTGGACCATTGAAACTAGTATCG CATTTACACGGGAGCAATTTGATTACATTCTATCTCGCGCAGTGCTACTTTCGATATACATCGGTGTAGCATCCCTCGGATTAACGATAGTGGACTCAATAAGCACTTCTATGTATCAAATGAAAAGGACtcgtgataaaataataacaataataaataccaTTTTCTACATCATAGCTATAGGCTGGATTTTTGCAATAAGCCTC GTACCGTATTCCACTTTGCATCAGTCGAACAATTCAACGATACTCGGTCATCTAAAACCGATCCATGAAAAAGTGGATTATCTTCATATAACGAATAATTATGGATTATTCCGTCGTATGACAGGAGTCGACGGCAGACCTGAGGTTGTGATAGAGGGAAGCGACAACATTGACGGACCTTGGAaggaatatgaatttttatataaaccaGGAAATGTTAACAACTCATTGCCATTTGTTG CACCTCATCAACCTCGTCTCGATTGGCAAATGTGGTTTGCTGCTTTAGGTACATATCATAACAATCCGTGGTTAATGTCGCTAGCCTATCGTTTATTGAGCGGACAGCCCGAGGTATTAGCGTTGATGAACACTGTCGAAAACCCATTCCGAGATAAACCACCGAAATATGTTAGGGCCAGTCTTTATTATTACCATTACACATCGCCGTGGAGCCAAAC ATCGAATACTCGTGCTTGGTGGACCAGAGAAAGAGTAGGAGAGTATTTCCCAATGTACAGCCAAAATCATCCTCCTCTTattgattatttgaaaaaaatgaaaataattcaagaaaagCCAGGTTTTAAGGTCACAAATAAACCActtaaattgattttggattatCTTAGATCTTTGGTCAGAGAAGTGGAACCAAGCTTAATTTTATGGGCCGTATTTACGGCCGGTTGCGCACTTATCATAACAGGTTACAGCAGTTCGGCATCGAAAAAGAAATAG
- the LOC105205738 gene encoding uncharacterized protein LOC105205738, translated as MSESDDCDLLAADIQALDEALALDVKRKSWPTYTEQHSDISSSSDLENPEDNDDCFEYLYANQHIDESLNAYEINTRLITGLSIAKRKLTVLLEECEQKIKLLDEKMASRDTSSTSSKYALSNAGMPYFKDKDYFSPPQNYDTKIKEARGELLFLSLKKPSRWSRKDRDTLNNAIKSQAYESLLSEDFNKNTNASTSNNQIKKIKVLPKTLREMVGAIGEKEFDWHKISAMDFDNKHSPGECRAMWNVYLHPDIEKNEWTSAEDNKLLKCAKEHNYQDWDAITKKLNTNRSAYQCFIRYNTIKRVPCSGRIWTKEEDKHLMKIMNAIKLGDYIPWTEISNHMRHRTKQQIYVRWMYSQAPHLKKGRFTKAETSILLKAVQKYGRNFCKISSLVMPNRTSVQLQLRYDTVMTNIKNSNLNLWTVNDDTTLINLHAKYKNNWSAIATHFPGKSRTQVRHRHHALAKYVMKGVSLESIPRPPPTIPNRRLLMNRKFLSSSKYRNIFVAPKKSVRDTVSVYEIQLRLYETLCFPPSMPNNFEKEPYDIEQLALNTKKLHDTLNLLNANLNISSDCLNYAHLNSREKQILDSLKDCMNVENNGTQNSELIEQFRTRMFGNIAKSSKSDFFIPPLPFNGYVKLKKTKTQNTSTNYDLDANEAFLIDMPTEFSNSPGILDFVSIDEEIQFQKFSQFLINDYHNWNQQNVNLYKSLNCVFLLKKEESIAIETVLEDNEQNINLEDYEQLELNKLTETVNINEPKEADRSNLILPNRASLMGLKNLFVWKLLYDYQDETRKQGESIASCHGFGNDLASKQTTNSQEPVTTKSAEYQLLRTRLLQLFKLPISLSNTILQTQGPETIFSIKEKSPEQNVDTKKRKLEDTEPVQKNKKINSNVTTDNSFCLDVTETENIPTTRRSLRQRHKLSQNNV; from the coding sequence ATGAGCGAATCCGATGACTGCGATCTCCTGGCCGCGGATATCCAGGCTCTGGATGAAGCTTTAGCCTTGGACGTGAAAAGAAAATCTTGGCCAACATATACCGAACAACATTCTGACATCTCGTCGTCGTCGGATCTCGAAAATCCTGAAGATAATGACGATTGTTTCGAGTATCTCTACGCGAATCAGCATATCGACGAATCTCTGAACGCTTATGAGATTAATACAAGGTTGATAACGGGCTTGTCGATAGCCAAAAGGAAATTGACTGTTCTACTGGAAGAATGCGAGCAAAAGATAAAGCTACTAGATGAGAAGATGGCATCCAGGGATACGTCGAGCACAAGTTCGAAATATGCGCTTAGCAATGCCGGTATGCCATACTTCAAAGACAAGGATTATTTCAGTCCTCCCCAGAACTATGATACTAAGATAAAGGAAGCACGCGGTGAGCTGCTCTTCTTGTCTTTAAAAAAGCCGAGCCGCTGGTCAAGAAAAGACAGAGACACACTTAACAATGCTATAAAAAGCCAGGCTTACGAATCTCTGCTGTCCGAAGACTTCAACAAAAATACCAACGCGTCCACATCCAATAATcagattaagaaaattaaagtgCTCCCGAAAACTTTAAGAGAGATGGTGGGAGCGATAGGTGAGAAAGAGTTTGATTGGCACAAGATTTCCGCCATGGACTTCGACAATAAGCATTCGCCTGGCGAATGTCGAGCTATGTGGAATGTCTATCTGCATCCCGACATCGAGAAAAATGAATGGACGAGTGCGGAAGATAACAAACTGCTCAAGTGCGCGAAAGAACATAACTATCAAGATTGGGACGCCattacaaagaaattaaacaCAAACCGTAGCGCGTACCAATGTTTCATCAGATACAATACCATCAAGAGGGTGCCGTGTTCCGGGCGTATTTGGACCAAGGAGGAGGACAAACATCTCATGAAAATCATGAACGCGATCAAACTCGGGGACTACATTCCCTGGACTGAGATCTCCAATCACATGCGGCACAGGACCAAGCAACAGATCTATGTACGGTGGATGTACAGCCAGGCGCCGCATCTGAAGAAGGGTAGATTCACCAAAGCGGAAACGTCGATTCTCCTGAAAGCGGTGCAGAAATATGGTAGAAACTTCTGCAAAATTTCAAGCCTTGTGATGCCAAATCGTACCTCGGTGCAGCTACAATTGCGTTACGACACTGTAATGACAAATATCAAGAATTCAAATTTGAATCTGTGGACAGTTAACGATGATACGACATTGATTAATTTGCACgcaaaatacaaaaacaattgGTCCGCGATAGCAACGCATTTTCCCGGCAAATCAAGAACACAAGTGAGACATCGGCATCACGCATTAGCAAAGTACGTTATGAAAGGTGTAAGTCTCGAAAGTATACCCAGACCGCCTCCAACAATTCCCAATAGAAGACTTTTGATGAACAGGAAATTTTTATCCTCGTCAAAATATCGTAATATATTTGTAGCACCCAAAAAGTCAGTGCGAGATACCGTAAGTGTTTATGAGATTCAGTTGAGGTTGTACGAAACTCTCTGTTTTCCACCTTCAATGCccaacaattttgaaaaagaacCCTACGACATCGAACAGCTTGCGCTTAATACTAAGAAACTACACGACACGTTGAATTTGTTGAACGCCAATCTCAATATTTCGAGTGATTGTTTGAATTATGCACATTTAAATAGCAGAGAGAAACAAATCTTAGATTCCTTAAAAGATTGCATGAACGTAGAAAATAACGGAACGCAAAACAGTGAACTGATAGAACAATTTCGAACGCGGATGTTCGGTAACATCGCGAAAAGTAGTAAGAGTGATTTCTTCATACCGCCACTTCCGTTCAATGGATATGTAAAACTAAAGAAAACTAAAACTCAAAATACATCTACGAATTACGATTTAGATGCTAATGAAGCATTTCTTATTGATATGCCTACAGAATTCTCCAATAGTCCCGGCATACTTGATTTCGTCAGTATTGATGAAGAgattcaatttcaaaaattcagTCAATTCTTGATAAATGATTATCATAATTGGAACCagcaaaatgtaaatttatataagtcTTTAAATTGtgtctttcttttaaaaaaagaagagagcaTTGCAATTGAAACTGTATTAGAAGATaatgaacaaaatataaatttagaagatTACGAGCAATTGGAGCTAAATAAGTTGACGGAAACTGTCAATATTAATGAACCAAAAGAAGCGGATAGAAGTAATTTAATTCTGCCGAATCGAGCGTCTTTAATGGGTTTGAAAAATCTCTTTGTTTGGAAATTACTGTACGACTATCAAGACGAGACTCGTAAACAAGGCGAATCGATCGCGTCGTGCCATGGTTTTGGAAATGACCTAGCATCAAAACAAACGACGAACTCTCAAGAACCTGTGACAACGAAAAGTGCCGAATATCAATTACTGCGAACTCGCctattgcaattatttaaacttCCTATAAGTTTATCGAACACCATACTGCAGACGCAGGGACCAGAAACGATATTTTCGATAAAAGAGAAATCACCCGAACAAAATGTTGatacgaaaaaaagaaaacttgaaGACACAGAGCctgtgcaaaaaaataaaaaaattaactcgaACGTTACGACTGACAATTCATTCTGCTTAGATGTTACGGAAACGGAAAACATTCCTACAACACGTAGATCACTTCGCCAAAGACATAAATTGTCGCAAAATAACGTATAA